In a single window of the Flavivirga spongiicola genome:
- a CDS encoding SusD/RagB family nutrient-binding outer membrane lipoprotein produces MKIKNIKKLSIIFTLLFTFSCSDFNDINVNDITPTSIPLGNLIPNIVIQPTLEHTIFAVDVTNKLIQYTTRFEDAEGDKYNTAALEPMWNDTYAALRNLNFLLEGKEGNENYEGIALVIKSWLFYNLTNLYGDVPYSEAGNASSGQNLPKYDSQESIYEGLIADLERANTLIGNGTVALTGDIIYDGDLLKWKKFANSLKIRVLMSRSSKVDPSVKLQEMIDNPAQFPIFEAFGDQPAYKYLTDQYVVSKHEGWVGVTAITTPFINLLKDTNDERIKTIAAPVPNTTNTFEGAEPAGTDAFDVNAISVQSALIWDSHEFPIVQTVWMMHSELLFLLAEAAEKGYITGGTTVAENYYKDGIKSSYNYQKWMGDQAVAAALVGMEPMANFNDSYFSDPQVTYTGSRDEKLEKIGKQMWISSLNHIEIYFYQRRTGYPVITPGPTTVNNNKIPVRFNYPNNEKIFNTTAYNNAVSAMGGDDINTKMWIIK; encoded by the coding sequence ATGAAAATAAAAAATATAAAAAAGTTGAGCATTATATTTACATTGTTATTCACTTTTTCTTGTAGTGATTTTAATGACATTAATGTAAACGACATTACACCTACGTCGATACCTCTTGGTAACTTAATACCAAACATTGTAATACAGCCAACACTGGAACATACAATTTTTGCCGTTGACGTAACCAACAAACTCATTCAGTATACGACACGTTTTGAAGATGCCGAAGGAGACAAATATAATACAGCAGCTTTAGAACCGATGTGGAATGATACTTATGCTGCTTTAAGAAACTTGAACTTTTTGTTAGAAGGCAAAGAAGGAAATGAAAATTATGAAGGGATTGCCTTGGTAATAAAATCGTGGTTGTTTTATAATTTAACAAACTTGTATGGAGATGTACCTTACTCAGAAGCAGGAAACGCATCTTCAGGTCAAAACTTACCAAAGTACGATTCTCAAGAATCAATTTATGAAGGTTTAATTGCAGATTTAGAACGTGCCAATACTCTAATAGGAAACGGTACTGTAGCTTTAACAGGAGACATTATTTATGATGGGGATTTATTAAAATGGAAGAAATTTGCAAATTCATTAAAGATCCGCGTATTAATGTCTCGTTCTTCCAAGGTTGATCCAAGTGTTAAATTACAGGAAATGATAGATAACCCTGCCCAATTTCCAATTTTTGAAGCTTTTGGGGACCAACCAGCTTATAAATATCTTACAGACCAATATGTGGTTTCTAAACATGAAGGTTGGGTTGGTGTTACTGCCATAACAACTCCCTTTATAAATTTATTAAAAGATACTAATGATGAGCGTATTAAAACCATAGCTGCACCAGTACCAAATACAACTAACACTTTTGAAGGTGCAGAACCCGCAGGAACAGACGCTTTTGATGTTAATGCCATATCGGTTCAATCTGCATTAATATGGGACTCACATGAATTTCCAATAGTTCAAACCGTATGGATGATGCATTCAGAATTATTATTCCTTTTAGCTGAGGCTGCTGAAAAAGGGTATATCACTGGAGGAACAACTGTGGCAGAAAATTACTATAAAGATGGAATAAAATCTTCATATAATTATCAAAAATGGATGGGAGACCAAGCAGTTGCTGCTGCTTTAGTTGGTATGGAGCCCATGGCTAATTTTAATGATAGCTATTTTTCAGATCCTCAAGTGACTTATACAGGTTCACGTGATGAAAAACTCGAAAAAATTGGAAAGCAAATGTGGATTTCATCTTTAAACCATATAGAAATCTATTTTTATCAAAGGAGAACAGGATATCCAGTGATTACACCAGGTCCAACTACAGTAAATAATAATAAAATACCTGTACGATTTAACTATCCTAATAATGAAAAAATATTTAACACCACTGCGTATAATAATGCTGTTAGTGCGATGGGAGGCGATGATATTAATACGAAAATGTGGATTATCAAGTAA
- a CDS encoding SusC/RagA family TonB-linked outer membrane protein: protein MKKKPSFSWGYLEIPKIDLKMKLTFILFFIFLLKINANSYSQNTKISLDLDDVTIAHVFSEIKKITEFKILFANSEIDLERKITINVKKKRIEKILDLLFSKTAIRYKIIDKQIVLAKDDINKGIIQEHFNNNLKAKVPKLQQIEIRGTVKDGKGVPLPGANVLIEGTSTGTQTDFDGNYSIDANKETVLVFSYLGMKTAKITVGDSVTINVVLQEDTAALDEIVVTALGITKAQKKVGYSIQKIDGESLTLGREANVASKLAGNVAGLQINSSSSIGGSTRITLRGETSLSEGGNTPLFVVDGVPIDNSFSTNSTVDWGSAIADINPDDIESMNVLKGPVAAALYGSRAGNGAIIIVTKKGTSKKGISVNVNSSIIFDEILKYPDTYQYKYGAGLHGDRLAFNRNDFSFNQSVYDETWANIPYDPNLLVEWWWSETSNGTRAGAVDLVRGVSVKHPYVSNGKNNYKQFFETGVTLTNNVSISSGGDKSNFRASYTNLDQEGIIPGTNLKRHNFSLNAGGEILSKLTASINVNIVNVGSDNRPKLDRGTDGIGYALAWMAPGTHIDKLEEYWQRGLEGSSQIRWRDNINNPYFIGNEIRHELSKDRLYGNASLNYAFTDRLNLTVRYGMDLSTELNTSRRPFGIVNFQTRYQENNIKKRETNADFLLTYNTSFKDNKWGLNASLGGNLLHIDNSNLFGNANNLLIPNIYTINNAATQDISLFPGISQKKVNSIYGVASLAYNDAIFLDLTARNDWSSTLPETNRSYFYPSASLSFLLPELVELPKEISFLKFRLAYAQVGKDTSPYQGSTVFNGAGSYGATNTYSLSGSIANQNLLPEETSSYEFGVDAKFFNNRLGVDFTYYYIDNKNQVLNATLPNSSGFNSRTINAGKIENKGIELVLKGTPLRTDDFSWNVIANFSKNENKVIELAEGLTQFGLGSYGDGDQFIIAEVGRPIFGVFGFKQATVEDENSPHFGRQIFDSNGVLVRNNTPQYLGNASPDWMLGLTNTFKYKNFTLSTLIDIRHGGVLHSGVTDVLYRGGYNQETLQWREEGILGDGVVAQSDGSYIENTTRVIGEDIKRLWSSPYELTSANQVYDASFVKLRELSLSYSFPKSFLSKTAFQSINIALVGRNLLLFSNVPNQDPDVYFEGVPGNSGRYYIPTTRSYGFNINIGL from the coding sequence CGCTAATTCGTATTCGCAGAACACCAAGATTTCGTTAGATCTTGATGATGTTACTATAGCCCACGTTTTTTCTGAAATAAAGAAAATAACCGAGTTTAAAATACTCTTTGCTAATAGTGAGATAGATTTAGAAAGAAAAATCACTATAAATGTAAAAAAGAAGCGCATAGAAAAAATATTAGATCTTCTTTTTTCAAAAACAGCCATTCGGTATAAAATCATCGACAAGCAAATTGTATTGGCAAAAGATGATATCAATAAAGGTATTATTCAAGAGCATTTTAATAATAATTTAAAAGCTAAAGTTCCAAAGCTTCAACAAATTGAAATTAGAGGAACTGTAAAAGACGGAAAAGGTGTGCCTTTGCCAGGAGCAAACGTCTTGATTGAAGGCACTTCTACAGGTACACAGACTGATTTTGATGGGAATTATTCCATAGATGCCAATAAAGAAACCGTTTTGGTATTTTCCTATCTTGGCATGAAAACTGCTAAAATAACTGTTGGAGATAGCGTAACAATTAATGTTGTTTTACAAGAAGATACTGCTGCATTAGATGAGATAGTTGTAACAGCTTTAGGAATTACCAAAGCACAAAAAAAAGTAGGCTATTCCATTCAAAAGATTGACGGTGAAAGTTTAACTTTAGGGAGGGAAGCTAATGTTGCCAGTAAATTAGCAGGTAATGTTGCTGGTTTACAAATAAATAGTTCGTCTTCAATTGGAGGTTCAACTAGAATAACATTACGAGGAGAGACGTCTCTCTCTGAGGGAGGTAATACCCCACTTTTTGTAGTTGATGGTGTTCCTATAGATAATTCGTTTTCAACAAATAGTACAGTAGACTGGGGATCAGCGATAGCAGATATTAATCCAGATGATATTGAGTCCATGAATGTTTTAAAAGGTCCGGTTGCAGCTGCTTTATATGGCTCAAGAGCAGGTAATGGCGCTATTATTATAGTGACTAAAAAAGGAACATCTAAAAAAGGGATAAGTGTTAATGTGAATTCTAGTATCATATTTGACGAAATACTTAAATACCCTGATACTTATCAATATAAATATGGCGCAGGATTACATGGTGATCGTTTAGCTTTTAATCGAAATGACTTTTCTTTTAATCAATCGGTATATGACGAAACTTGGGCTAACATCCCTTATGATCCTAATTTATTAGTAGAATGGTGGTGGTCTGAAACCAGTAATGGAACCAGAGCTGGTGCTGTAGATTTAGTTAGAGGTGTTTCTGTTAAGCATCCATATGTATCAAATGGGAAAAATAATTACAAACAATTTTTTGAAACAGGGGTTACCTTAACTAATAATGTTTCCATTTCTTCAGGTGGAGATAAATCTAATTTCAGAGCCTCTTATACTAATTTAGATCAAGAAGGAATTATTCCTGGAACCAACTTAAAACGTCATAATTTTTCGCTGAATGCCGGAGGTGAAATCCTTTCTAAGTTAACAGCAAGTATTAATGTTAATATTGTAAATGTAGGCAGTGATAACAGACCTAAACTTGATAGGGGTACAGATGGTATTGGCTATGCTTTGGCGTGGATGGCTCCAGGAACACATATAGACAAACTTGAAGAATATTGGCAAAGAGGTTTAGAGGGGAGTTCTCAAATTAGATGGAGGGATAATATTAATAACCCTTATTTTATTGGAAATGAAATTCGTCATGAACTAAGCAAAGATAGACTCTATGGTAACGCTTCTCTTAATTATGCATTTACCGATCGCTTAAATCTAACGGTTCGATATGGAATGGATTTAAGTACAGAATTGAATACATCTAGACGCCCTTTTGGAATAGTGAATTTTCAAACAAGATATCAAGAAAACAATATTAAGAAAAGAGAAACTAATGCTGACTTTTTATTAACTTATAATACATCTTTTAAAGATAATAAATGGGGATTAAACGCTTCGCTAGGAGGTAACCTTTTACATATTGATAATAGTAATTTGTTTGGGAATGCTAATAATTTATTGATACCTAATATTTATACAATAAACAATGCAGCTACTCAAGATATAAGTTTATTTCCCGGAATAAGTCAAAAAAAGGTGAACAGTATTTATGGTGTAGCATCTTTGGCATATAATGATGCCATTTTTTTAGATCTTACAGCTAGAAATGACTGGTCTAGTACTTTACCAGAGACTAATAGAAGTTATTTTTACCCCTCTGCTAGCCTTAGTTTTTTATTACCTGAATTGGTGGAGTTGCCTAAAGAAATTTCTTTTTTAAAGTTTAGATTGGCTTATGCTCAAGTAGGTAAAGATACAAGCCCATATCAAGGTTCAACAGTATTTAATGGAGCAGGATCTTATGGGGCTACTAATACATATAGTTTGAGTGGTTCAATTGCAAACCAAAATCTATTGCCTGAAGAAACATCATCGTATGAGTTTGGAGTTGATGCTAAATTTTTTAATAATAGATTGGGTGTAGATTTTACATATTATTATATAGATAATAAAAATCAAGTTTTGAATGCCACATTACCTAACTCATCAGGTTTTAATAGTAGAACCATAAATGCAGGTAAAATAGAAAATAAAGGAATAGAGTTAGTTTTAAAAGGTACGCCATTAAGAACAGATGACTTTAGCTGGAATGTTATTGCCAATTTTAGTAAAAATGAAAACAAAGTAATAGAGTTAGCAGAAGGTCTTACACAATTTGGCTTAGGAAGCTACGGTGATGGAGACCAATTTATTATTGCTGAAGTAGGACGACCTATTTTTGGTGTTTTTGGTTTCAAACAAGCAACTGTTGAAGATGAGAATAGTCCGCATTTTGGACGGCAAATCTTTGATTCTAACGGCGTTTTAGTAAGAAATAATACGCCCCAGTATTTAGGAAATGCCAGCCCGGATTGGATGTTAGGTCTAACAAATACATTTAAATATAAAAATTTCACGCTTAGCACACTAATAGATATTAGACATGGAGGTGTTTTACATTCAGGAGTTACAGATGTGTTATATCGAGGTGGATATAACCAAGAAACTTTACAATGGCGTGAAGAAGGTATTTTAGGGGATGGTGTCGTTGCTCAATCTGATGGTAGTTATATTGAAAATACAACAAGAGTTATTGGAGAAGATATAAAAAGGTTATGGTCTAGCCCTTACGAACTAACAAGTGCAAACCAGGTATATGATGCATCATTTGTTAAATTACGTGAGTTATCATTATCCTATAGTTTTCCAAAATCTTTTCTTTCTAAAACAGCTTTTCAAAGCATTAATATAGCATTGGTAGGTAGAAACTTATTGCTATTCTCTAATGTGCCAAATCAAGATCCAGATGTATATTTTGAAGGTGTTCCTGGAAATTCCGGACGCTATTATATACCTACGACACGCTCTTATGGGTTTAATATAAATATTGGTTTATAG